In Flavobacteriales bacterium, a single window of DNA contains:
- the rfaD gene encoding ADP-glyceromanno-heptose 6-epimerase: protein MIVVTGAAGFIGSCLLAGLKDAGYSDLVAVDDFSNPTKNLNLNGKKLTATVDRKDFFRWAEQNHRFIQFVFHLGARTDTTEFDKQIFQELNVDYSKQVWKLCAEFGLPLVYASSAATYGLGELGFEDNHSVIQNLKPLNPYGESKNEFDRWAVDQRTKPYFWSGLKFFNVYGPNEYHKGRMASVILHAFNQICRTGEMRLFRSHNSNYQDGEQLRDFIYVKDIIATCIFLMENRKHSGIYNLGTGTARTFLDLTKATFKAMGKTESIQFVDTPEDIRDKYQYFTEANMSKLRAIGFTKPFYTLEEGVADYVGNYLLHGNYL from the coding sequence ATTAAAGGATGCCGGATACAGCGACCTTGTTGCTGTTGATGACTTCAGCAATCCGACCAAAAACCTGAACCTCAATGGAAAAAAGCTTACGGCAACAGTTGACCGCAAAGACTTTTTCCGATGGGCTGAACAGAACCATCGATTCATCCAGTTTGTGTTTCATTTGGGTGCGAGAACAGACACCACCGAATTCGACAAGCAGATATTCCAGGAACTGAATGTCGATTACTCGAAACAAGTGTGGAAACTGTGTGCCGAATTCGGCCTTCCTTTAGTCTATGCTTCATCGGCAGCGACCTACGGTTTGGGAGAACTTGGATTTGAGGACAATCATTCCGTGATACAAAACCTCAAACCCTTAAACCCTTACGGAGAATCGAAAAACGAATTCGATCGATGGGCCGTTGACCAGAGAACCAAACCATACTTCTGGTCAGGGCTGAAATTCTTCAACGTGTACGGCCCAAACGAATATCATAAAGGAAGAATGGCATCTGTCATCCTTCACGCTTTCAACCAGATCTGCAGAACTGGCGAAATGAGACTTTTCCGCTCGCACAATTCGAACTACCAAGATGGCGAGCAGCTTCGCGATTTCATTTACGTGAAAGACATTATTGCAACCTGCATCTTTCTAATGGAAAACAGAAAGCATTCTGGCATCTACAATTTGGGAACTGGCACAGCCAGAACATTTCTTGATCTTACCAAAGCCACTTTTAAGGCAATGGGTAAAACAGAATCAATCCAATTCGTAGATACTCCAGAAGATATCAGAGACAAATACCAGTACTTCACTGAAGCCAATATGTCCAAACTGCGCGCTATCGGCTTTACCAAACCTTTCTACACGTTAGAAGAAGGTGTGGCCGATTACGTAGGCAACTATTTGTTGCACGGCAATTATCTCTGA
- a CDS encoding T9SS type A sorting domain-containing protein, with amino-acid sequence MNNIYKESKDGKLVHRLVRVSAIVILVMVWILIDKGNIYGQNAMSAKFQSLQSLNSQQQAPLLRTGDGSKGDDGLPTEDGGGDEFVVKPNPVEDLLVFDFEFTVRQAIPFEVFDPLGRLSKQGTFEPNISSQSIDFSGFDAGMYIVRLHIGDKTKVQRVIKK; translated from the coding sequence ATGAACAACATTTACAAAGAGTCCAAAGACGGAAAATTGGTTCATAGACTGGTCAGGGTATCCGCCATCGTTATATTAGTAATGGTTTGGATACTTATAGACAAAGGCAATATCTATGGTCAGAATGCCATGAGTGCCAAGTTCCAATCGCTACAATCATTAAATAGTCAGCAACAAGCGCCACTTCTAAGAACCGGAGACGGAAGTAAAGGAGATGATGGGCTTCCCACAGAAGATGGTGGTGGAGATGAATTCGTTGTCAAGCCAAATCCTGTAGAAGATCTGCTTGTATTCGATTTCGAATTCACTGTAAGACAAGCGATTCCGTTCGAAGTATTCGATCCGCTCGGACGATTGTCTAAGCAAGGCACATTTGAGCCCAACATTAGCTCTCAGTCAATAGACTTTTCGGGATTTGATGCTGGAATGTACATCGTTCGACTTCATATTGGAGACAAGACGAAGGTCCAACGGGTCATCAAGAAATAA
- a CDS encoding MerR family transcriptional regulator: MAYKEKPITKLYYSIGEVAKMFDVNASLVRFWEKEFDILKPKKNAKGNRLFTQKDVDNLKIIFHLVKERGFTLDGAKKKLRENKSDSTPNEEIVERLKEIRGFLVELRDNL; this comes from the coding sequence ATGGCTTACAAGGAAAAACCAATAACCAAGCTGTATTACTCTATCGGAGAAGTAGCGAAAATGTTCGATGTAAATGCATCGTTGGTTCGTTTTTGGGAGAAGGAATTTGATATTCTGAAACCGAAGAAGAATGCCAAAGGCAATCGATTGTTCACCCAAAAGGATGTTGATAATCTGAAGATCATCTTTCACTTGGTCAAGGAGCGCGGTTTTACCCTTGATGGCGCCAAGAAGAAACTGCGCGAGAATAAGTCCGACTCCACTCCCAACGAAGAAATCGTGGAACGCTTGAAGGAGATACGCGGGTTTCTGGTGGAGTTGCGGGATAATCTTTGA
- a CDS encoding M23 family metallopeptidase → MSKVKFQFDKRTLTYRKVEIGTKQIMVRVFGYLAAASVFAVIVIVLFTTFFDSPKEKQLKREIAQLELQYKLLGNRMARVDQVLAELQEKDDDIYRVIFEAEPIPNSVRDAGFGGVNRYRDLEQLTNSEIVIGTTKRLDELTKKLVVQSRSFDEVIALAKNKEAMLASIPAIQPISNDKLTRVASGFNFRIHPIYKVRHFHTGIDFTAPRGTEIYATGDGVVEDVIVKGRGYGNHVVIDHGFGYETLYAHMSKFKVKKGDKVKRGDVIGYVGSTGTSTAPHCHYEVIKNGEKINPMNFFFNDLSPEEYEKVLELSSQSNQSFD, encoded by the coding sequence ATGTCTAAGGTCAAATTCCAGTTTGATAAACGTACACTTACCTATAGAAAGGTCGAGATCGGAACCAAGCAGATCATGGTTCGCGTATTCGGCTATTTGGCTGCGGCTTCTGTTTTTGCAGTAATCGTGATTGTTCTGTTTACCACCTTTTTTGACAGCCCGAAGGAGAAGCAGCTGAAACGCGAGATCGCGCAGCTGGAATTGCAATATAAACTGCTCGGAAACCGAATGGCTCGGGTTGATCAAGTGTTGGCTGAATTGCAGGAAAAAGACGATGATATTTATCGTGTGATCTTTGAGGCAGAACCAATTCCGAATTCCGTTCGAGATGCTGGCTTTGGTGGAGTAAACCGATATAGAGACTTGGAGCAATTGACCAATTCTGAAATTGTGATCGGAACAACAAAACGTTTGGATGAATTGACCAAAAAGTTGGTGGTTCAATCACGGTCGTTTGATGAGGTAATTGCGTTGGCAAAGAATAAAGAAGCCATGTTGGCGAGCATTCCGGCCATTCAACCTATTTCAAATGATAAACTGACCCGAGTAGCGTCTGGATTCAATTTTCGAATCCATCCGATATACAAAGTGCGTCATTTTCATACGGGAATTGATTTTACGGCACCTCGTGGAACTGAAATCTATGCAACTGGTGATGGCGTGGTTGAAGACGTGATCGTCAAAGGTCGCGGCTACGGAAACCATGTGGTTATTGACCATGGATTCGGCTATGAAACGTTGTATGCTCACATGAGCAAGTTCAAGGTGAAAAAAGGAGATAAAGTAAAACGTGGCGATGTGATCGGCTACGTTGGAAGCACGGGAACAAGTACTGCTCCGCATTGTCATTACGAAGTGATTAAAAATGGAGAGAAGATCAATCCAATGAATTTCTTCTTCAATGATCTTTCTCCAGAGGAATACGAAAAGGTACTTGAGCTTTCGTCTCAGTCCAACCAATCTTTTGATTGA
- the alaS gene encoding alanine--tRNA ligase: MTSKDIRQKFLDFFQEKQHRIVPSAPMVVKDDPTLMFTNAGMNQFKDIFLGNRPAKDVRIADTQKCLRVSGKHNDLEEVGVDTYHHTMFEMLGNWSFGDYFKVEAIEWAWELLVDVYGLDPERLYATVFEGDEADKLEADTEAENLWKKFLPADRILRANKKDNFWEMGDQGPCGPCSEIHVDLRSEAERIAKPGRELVNNDHPQVVEIWNLVFIQFNRKADGSLENLPAKHVDTGMGFERLCMALQGKTSNYDTDVFGPMISKISELSGVKYSASDSQTDIAIRVIADHIRAVSFAISDGQIPSNSGAGYVIKRILRRAIRYGYSFLGFKEGFIYKLVPTLADQMGDAFPELKKQQELITRVIQEEEASFLRTLEKGIERFNNYVDSLHSKTIDGGFAFELYDTFGFPIDLTELMAREKGLHVDIQGFNEGLNQQKERSRAATVTESSDWTVLRQDDREEFVGYDLLETDIFITRYRKVSTKGKEFYQLVFNITPFYAESGGQVGDTGFIEAGGEKTYIIDTKKENDLIVHFAEKIPTDPKATFRAVVNAEKRKATALNHSATHLLHAVLREVLGTHVEQKGSLVNSDYLRFDFSHFSKVSDEELVEIETKVNAKIRENIVLDEQRNVPINNAKEMGAMALFGEKYGDLVRVITFDRNFSVELCGGIHVNATGDIGLLKITSEGSVAAGIRRIEAVTGTSAFNELNSAYSQVNELKGLLKTKDPLKIVLQLQTQIKELERKIESLNAQAASGIKDELIAKAADKGGYRLIAERISMDDANAIKNLCFDLKKESGLVALLGVISNGKPGLHLVISQDLVDTKGWKAGEMIRPLAANINGGGGGQPTYSSAGGTDSNGIEKALSSISTFLV; encoded by the coding sequence ATGACCAGTAAGGACATCCGCCAGAAATTCCTCGATTTCTTCCAAGAAAAGCAGCATCGTATTGTGCCATCGGCACCGATGGTGGTAAAAGATGACCCAACGTTGATGTTCACCAACGCGGGCATGAACCAGTTCAAGGATATTTTCCTAGGAAACCGTCCTGCTAAAGATGTGCGTATTGCCGACACTCAAAAATGCTTACGCGTTTCGGGAAAGCACAATGACCTTGAGGAAGTTGGTGTTGACACTTACCATCACACCATGTTCGAAATGTTGGGCAACTGGAGTTTTGGCGACTATTTCAAAGTTGAAGCGATTGAATGGGCTTGGGAACTTTTGGTTGATGTTTATGGATTAGATCCAGAACGACTTTACGCAACCGTTTTTGAAGGTGATGAAGCCGACAAATTGGAAGCAGATACTGAAGCCGAAAACCTATGGAAAAAATTCCTTCCAGCCGATAGAATTCTGCGTGCCAACAAGAAGGATAATTTCTGGGAAATGGGCGATCAAGGGCCCTGCGGTCCGTGTTCTGAAATCCATGTTGACCTTCGTTCTGAGGCAGAACGTATCGCGAAGCCTGGCAGAGAACTCGTAAATAATGACCATCCGCAGGTTGTGGAAATCTGGAATCTGGTCTTCATTCAATTCAACCGAAAAGCTGATGGTTCGTTAGAGAATCTTCCTGCAAAACATGTTGACACAGGAATGGGTTTCGAACGACTTTGCATGGCTTTGCAAGGCAAGACATCCAATTACGATACGGACGTTTTCGGACCAATGATCTCTAAGATATCAGAACTCAGTGGTGTTAAATACAGTGCTTCAGATAGTCAAACTGACATTGCGATTCGAGTAATTGCCGACCATATTAGAGCGGTTTCATTCGCCATTTCAGACGGACAGATCCCTAGCAATTCCGGAGCTGGTTATGTGATCAAACGCATTCTGAGAAGAGCGATCAGATATGGTTATAGTTTCCTTGGCTTCAAAGAAGGATTCATTTACAAGTTGGTGCCAACATTGGCAGACCAAATGGGCGATGCTTTTCCAGAACTGAAAAAACAGCAGGAACTGATCACACGCGTTATTCAGGAAGAAGAAGCTTCTTTCTTGCGTACGCTCGAAAAGGGAATTGAGCGTTTCAACAACTATGTTGATTCACTTCACAGCAAAACCATCGATGGTGGATTCGCTTTTGAGCTATACGACACGTTCGGATTTCCGATTGACCTGACAGAATTGATGGCCCGCGAAAAAGGCCTTCATGTTGACATTCAAGGTTTCAACGAAGGACTAAACCAGCAGAAGGAACGTTCGCGTGCAGCCACCGTGACCGAAAGCTCAGATTGGACCGTTCTACGCCAAGATGACCGCGAAGAATTTGTCGGTTACGACCTTCTGGAAACGGACATTTTCATTACCCGCTACCGAAAAGTTTCTACCAAAGGCAAAGAGTTCTACCAACTCGTATTCAATATCACGCCTTTTTATGCCGAGAGTGGCGGACAGGTTGGCGATACTGGGTTTATCGAAGCTGGAGGAGAAAAAACCTACATCATCGACACCAAAAAGGAGAACGATCTGATTGTCCATTTCGCGGAGAAAATCCCAACAGACCCAAAAGCCACTTTCCGTGCAGTTGTAAATGCGGAGAAGCGAAAAGCCACGGCATTGAATCATTCAGCCACTCACCTACTTCATGCAGTGCTACGAGAAGTTCTCGGTACGCATGTGGAGCAAAAAGGCTCGTTGGTGAATTCTGATTATCTGCGTTTCGACTTTTCGCATTTCAGCAAAGTTTCTGATGAAGAATTGGTTGAAATTGAAACCAAGGTGAACGCGAAGATCCGTGAGAACATCGTTCTAGATGAGCAACGAAATGTCCCCATCAACAACGCCAAGGAAATGGGCGCGATGGCGCTTTTCGGAGAAAAGTATGGCGACCTTGTTCGGGTAATTACGTTTGACAGGAATTTTTCGGTTGAGCTTTGCGGTGGAATTCACGTGAATGCAACAGGAGACATTGGTCTGTTGAAAATCACTTCAGAAGGCTCCGTTGCTGCGGGAATCAGGAGGATTGAAGCCGTAACCGGCACCTCGGCCTTCAATGAGCTCAACTCGGCTTATTCTCAAGTAAACGAACTGAAAGGACTGCTGAAGACCAAAGATCCGTTGAAAATCGTGTTGCAATTGCAAACGCAGATCAAAGAATTGGAGCGAAAAATTGAAAGTCTAAATGCTCAGGCTGCGTCTGGAATAAAGGATGAATTAATTGCAAAAGCTGCTGATAAAGGTGGTTATAGATTGATTGCGGAGCGCATCTCAATGGACGATGCGAATGCCATCAAAAATCTCTGCTTCGATCTTAAAAAGGAAAGCGGATTGGTTGCACTTCTTGGAGTCATTTCCAATGGAAAACCTGGATTGCACTTGGTGATTTCTCAAGACCTAGTCGATACAAAAGGATGGAAAGCAGGGGAAATGATCAGACCATTGGCCGCAAATATCAATGGCGGTGGCGGTGGTCAACCAACGTATTCTTCTGCTGGTGGAACAGATTCGAATGGGATTGAAAAAGCGTTGAGCTCAATAAGCACTTTCCTGGTTTAA
- a CDS encoding alkaline phosphatase family protein, with translation MKQLILGLIFICFSSIVNGQNPIERIAFGSCGHQIGEQFIWNSVIATNPELWIWLGDNIYGDTEDMDVLRRKYQQLGDNYNYQLLKAKCPIIATWDDHDYGVNDGGKEYPRKAESQKVFLDFFEEPSNSPRWKQEGIYTSYDYGTADKQVKVILLDQRYHRDEPDTDGDVLGEAQWKWLEDQFRSSTAKIVLVGASFQFISDQHPFETWGHFPSARERMLQLIKDTGVKGVIFISGDRHFAELSKLKRDDLPYPIYDYMCSGLTHANNVMVEKNPHRMRGKTYYHRNFGMILFDWQNETITLQNRKVNQKVSFEHTIPFTELGW, from the coding sequence ATGAAACAATTGATTCTTGGTCTAATTTTTATCTGCTTTTCCTCAATCGTAAATGGTCAGAACCCCATTGAACGGATTGCTTTTGGCTCATGCGGTCATCAGATAGGAGAACAGTTCATCTGGAATTCGGTTATCGCTACAAACCCTGAATTATGGATTTGGTTAGGCGATAATATCTATGGCGATACGGAAGATATGGATGTGCTCCGCAGAAAGTATCAGCAATTGGGCGATAATTATAATTATCAGTTGTTAAAGGCTAAATGCCCGATCATTGCCACTTGGGATGATCACGATTACGGTGTGAATGATGGTGGAAAAGAATATCCAAGAAAAGCGGAAAGTCAGAAAGTGTTTCTCGATTTCTTTGAAGAGCCAAGCAATAGTCCTAGATGGAAACAAGAAGGTATTTATACCAGTTACGATTATGGTACAGCCGACAAACAGGTGAAAGTGATATTGCTGGATCAGCGTTACCATCGCGATGAGCCAGATACTGATGGAGATGTACTTGGTGAAGCACAATGGAAATGGTTGGAGGATCAGTTCAGATCTTCTACTGCGAAAATTGTTCTTGTTGGAGCGAGTTTTCAGTTCATCTCAGATCAACATCCATTCGAAACTTGGGGACATTTTCCTTCTGCGAGAGAGCGAATGCTCCAACTCATTAAGGACACAGGAGTGAAAGGAGTGATATTCATTTCAGGTGATCGTCATTTTGCAGAGCTATCAAAGCTGAAAAGGGACGATTTGCCATATCCGATATATGATTATATGTGCAGCGGACTAACCCACGCTAATAACGTGATGGTTGAGAAGAATCCGCATCGGATGCGTGGTAAAACCTATTATCACCGCAACTTCGGAATGATTCTTTTCGATTGGCAGAATGAAACCATCACTCTTCAAAATCGAAAGGTGAATCAGAAGGTGAGCTTTGAGCACACCATTCCGTTTACGGAATTGGGGTGGTAG
- a CDS encoding dienelactone hydrolase family protein: MNRLLPLLFLCATSNVFAQFSIGHRSITYNDPARSNRAIACEVYYPGVSTGDDVAVANGEFPLVVLGHGFSMTVGAYQNWWEEFVPDGYIFVLPTTEGGLFTVSHGDFGLDIAFVADQMQAANSDNGSPFFGKVKPRTALMGHSMGGGATILAAANNTSIDCIVGLAPAETNPSAAAAGANVSVPALILHGTEDQVTPEADHALLIYNGLTSSCKYYARLDEGAHCFFANYNFFCATGEMNIGTLTREQQQALSYTIVSPWLEYFLKDVCPSYGMFTDEFNTNAQLGPNLESCSNDAPVISENNGTLESDAQNNYQWYLDGNEIPNADQQTYAYSQSGTYQVGTVTLGNCPSLSNEIAVQVTGIVEAEIGIQIFGNDVRLRTRDQLQNVAIEWFDLSGRLIDAKTISSVASNGIISLSKPTFEGVKLLRLRSDEASKVWKVY, translated from the coding sequence ATGAACAGACTATTACCCCTTTTATTCCTTTGTGCCACATCTAATGTATTTGCTCAGTTCTCTATCGGACACAGGTCAATAACCTACAACGATCCAGCCCGAAGCAACAGAGCCATTGCCTGCGAAGTTTATTATCCAGGCGTTTCAACGGGAGACGATGTGGCCGTAGCCAACGGAGAATTTCCGTTAGTTGTTTTAGGACATGGTTTTTCAATGACCGTAGGCGCTTACCAGAATTGGTGGGAAGAGTTTGTGCCAGACGGTTACATTTTTGTACTACCGACTACCGAAGGAGGTCTTTTTACGGTTAGTCATGGAGATTTTGGATTAGACATCGCTTTTGTAGCAGATCAAATGCAAGCCGCAAATTCCGACAACGGATCTCCATTCTTCGGCAAGGTAAAACCTCGTACCGCTTTGATGGGTCACAGTATGGGCGGAGGAGCAACCATATTAGCTGCTGCAAACAATACTTCAATCGACTGTATTGTCGGTCTGGCGCCAGCAGAGACCAATCCTTCCGCAGCTGCCGCAGGTGCCAATGTGAGTGTTCCTGCTCTGATCTTACATGGTACGGAAGACCAAGTAACTCCAGAGGCCGATCACGCACTCCTGATATACAATGGATTGACATCTTCTTGCAAATATTACGCACGACTTGACGAAGGCGCACACTGCTTTTTTGCCAACTACAATTTTTTCTGCGCTACGGGCGAAATGAACATTGGAACACTGACGCGTGAACAACAACAGGCGCTGAGCTACACCATTGTCAGCCCGTGGTTGGAGTACTTTCTTAAAGATGTTTGTCCAAGCTATGGCATGTTCACCGATGAATTCAACACGAATGCACAATTAGGTCCTAACTTGGAAAGTTGTTCGAATGATGCACCTGTGATTTCTGAAAACAACGGAACACTGGAAAGTGATGCGCAGAACAACTATCAGTGGTATTTGGACGGGAATGAGATTCCGAATGCTGATCAACAGACCTATGCGTACTCACAATCTGGAACGTATCAAGTAGGAACAGTGACTTTGGGTAATTGCCCAAGCTTATCGAACGAAATTGCGGTTCAAGTAACTGGAATTGTTGAAGCAGAAATTGGCATTCAGATTTTTGGAAATGATGTTCGTCTTCGAACCAGAGACCAACTGCAAAACGTGGCAATCGAATGGTTTGATCTTTCGGGAAGGCTGATTGATGCAAAGACCATTTCCTCCGTTGCCAGTAACGGAATCATCAGTCTTTCAAAACCAACATTTGAAGGAGTGAAGTTGCTTCGACTGAGAAGTGACGAGGCTTCTAAAGTTTGGAAGGTTTACTAA
- a CDS encoding alkaline phosphatase family protein has protein sequence MKNWLLFPLIVIVSSVFGQQVDRLAFGSCSFQFAKQKIWKSVVAKDPQLWVWLGDIIYSDIGGPGKSFSEKFEQADSNPNYGLLKQACPIIATWDDHDYGGNNSLGDFANKKENKQIFLDFLKAPEDDPRRNQEGVYTSYTYGEGQRKVKVILLDTRYCCQHPSAEADMLGDAQWEWLEKELIASDARLNVIGSSIQFVADVPSFENWDKFPSAQNRMLDLIGKTNAKGVVFISGDVHFTEASKRKYDQVDYPIYDFTSSGLTHGNNTIGINRNPYRIKGSRYGRHNFGFIDIDWEADKLTFSGFDTKGKARFKQDVPFSELGW, from the coding sequence ATGAAAAATTGGCTTCTCTTTCCTCTTATTGTTATCGTTTCATCTGTTTTTGGGCAGCAGGTCGATCGCTTGGCGTTCGGTTCATGTAGTTTTCAGTTTGCGAAGCAAAAAATTTGGAAAAGCGTGGTGGCAAAGGATCCACAGCTTTGGGTTTGGCTTGGCGACATCATTTATTCTGATATAGGTGGCCCAGGGAAAAGCTTCAGCGAAAAATTTGAGCAGGCCGATTCCAACCCTAACTATGGCCTTCTCAAGCAGGCCTGTCCCATCATTGCTACGTGGGACGACCACGATTACGGTGGGAATAATTCGCTAGGAGATTTTGCGAACAAGAAGGAGAACAAACAGATCTTTCTCGATTTTTTGAAAGCACCGGAAGATGACCCACGCAGAAATCAGGAAGGAGTTTATACGAGCTACACCTATGGTGAAGGACAGCGAAAGGTGAAAGTGATTCTGCTTGATACACGGTACTGTTGCCAACATCCGAGCGCAGAGGCGGATATGTTAGGAGATGCGCAATGGGAATGGCTTGAGAAGGAGCTTATCGCTTCAGATGCAAGACTGAACGTTATTGGGTCGAGTATTCAGTTTGTGGCTGATGTACCAAGTTTTGAGAACTGGGATAAATTCCCTTCGGCACAGAATCGTATGCTAGATCTCATTGGAAAAACCAACGCAAAAGGAGTGGTCTTTATAAGCGGTGATGTGCATTTTACGGAAGCCTCCAAGCGTAAATACGATCAGGTGGATTATCCGATCTACGATTTTACATCAAGCGGACTTACGCATGGTAACAATACGATCGGAATCAATCGGAATCCGTATCGTATCAAGGGTTCGCGTTATGGTCGCCACAACTTCGGTTTCATTGATATTGATTGGGAAGCGGATAAACTAACCTTTTCGGGGTTTGATACGAAAGGCAAAGCCAGATTTAAACAAGACGTGCCTTTCTCAGAATTGGGTTGGTAA
- a CDS encoding sigma-54 dependent transcriptional regulator: MAKILIIDDERSIRNAIREILEYEKFQVDEAEDGLSGVVKVKGGKYDVILCDIKMPKMDGMEVLERIMLLAPDTPVVMISGHGDIETAVHLLKEGAYDYIPKPLDLNRLLVSVRNALDRTEIVAETKKLRKKVSKSYEMIGESAGINKVREMIEKVAPTDARVLVTGPNGTGKELVARAIHEKSERSDNALIEVNCAAIPSELIESELFGHEKGAFTSAIKQKKGNFETATGGTLFLDEIGDMSLSAQAKVLRALQENKITRVGGEKEIVVDVRVIAATNKDLRKEIEAGNFREDLYHRLGVILIHVPALNDRKDDIPLLIEHFLGMICDEQGVAKKVIDADAIKELQDYNWTGNIRELRNVVERLVILSGKTITKRDVEQFVKL; the protein is encoded by the coding sequence ATGGCTAAGATTCTGATAATTGATGATGAGAGAAGTATCCGCAACGCGATCCGCGAAATACTTGAGTATGAGAAATTTCAGGTAGATGAGGCCGAAGATGGTCTTTCGGGTGTTGTGAAAGTGAAAGGCGGAAAATATGACGTCATTCTTTGCGACATCAAAATGCCAAAAATGGACGGCATGGAAGTGTTGGAGCGTATCATGCTTTTGGCGCCCGACACTCCCGTTGTGATGATCTCTGGTCATGGAGATATTGAAACGGCTGTTCATCTTCTAAAAGAGGGCGCTTACGATTACATCCCTAAGCCGCTCGATTTGAACCGATTGTTGGTTTCTGTGCGGAATGCACTTGATCGGACCGAAATTGTTGCTGAGACTAAAAAGCTCCGTAAGAAAGTGAGCAAGAGCTACGAGATGATCGGAGAATCGGCTGGTATCAATAAGGTGCGAGAGATGATTGAAAAGGTCGCTCCGACTGATGCACGCGTGCTCGTAACCGGACCGAATGGAACGGGAAAGGAATTGGTGGCACGAGCCATTCACGAAAAGAGTGAGCGTTCGGATAACGCGTTGATTGAAGTGAACTGTGCGGCAATTCCATCAGAGTTGATAGAAAGCGAATTGTTCGGTCACGAGAAAGGTGCTTTTACCTCAGCCATCAAGCAGAAAAAAGGAAATTTTGAAACAGCCACAGGTGGAACACTTTTCTTAGATGAGATTGGTGACATGAGCCTTTCCGCGCAAGCAAAAGTGCTGCGTGCGTTGCAGGAAAACAAGATCACTAGAGTAGGAGGAGAGAAGGAAATTGTGGTGGATGTTCGCGTAATAGCTGCAACAAACAAAGACCTACGAAAGGAGATTGAAGCAGGGAATTTCCGCGAAGACCTTTACCATCGTTTAGGAGTCATTCTTATCCACGTTCCTGCTTTGAACGATCGTAAAGATGACATTCCGCTTTTGATTGAACATTTCCTTGGAATGATCTGCGATGAGCAAGGCGTTGCCAAAAAAGTGATTGATGCGGATGCTATCAAAGAACTACAGGATTATAATTGGACAGGAAATATCCGTGAGCTTCGAAACGTGGTTGAACGCTTGGTGATCCTTTCAGGAAAGACCATCACCAAAAGAGATGTTGAGCAGTTTGTGAAATTGTAA